The DNA window gttgggtttttttcttgtcctttttgTCCTGATCTCTAGCCACAATGGCCCTCTCATTGTTTCTTAAACAAATGCTCATGGGGTCTTTAACTCTTTGCACAAAGCTACATTTGTCCCCCACATGCGACCACCTGCTGACACTTGGCTCTGCTCTCTGGTGAGTGGGCTCCGTCCAGCTGGGAAGTCTGCTGACCGAATGCACCTGCTGGCTCTGATGTAACTCTGActcaagcagagaaaacattaattaatgCTGCTTTGCTTTAGAGATCGTAGAACTTCACATGAAATAAATCAGCACTCACTAATTCAGCTGAGTATCTGTATCATTTTGGGAATGGCTTTTAgcctcagtttttaaaattaatttcctgtttgttaCTGCTATTACTCACCAAATAAAcactaatgtgttttttttctctaattatTCCTCTGTACTCATTGCAGCAGGCAACTGTTGCtcttaaaacaacacaatgaaGTTGTTCGGTTTTGCTGTCAGATGTTTGCAGTGGCCATTAAAAATTTCCAGTAAATCCTTCCTTCATCCTCCAgactgctttgtgtgtgtgtgtgtgtgtgtgtgtgtgtgtgtgtccacgtTTGCTGGAATGTCTGGCGGAAAGGCCTTTTATTAGGCTCATCCATACCACCACATTATAGGCTCTGGTTGCCAGGCAACTGCAGGTTCTGCCTGGTTACCATGCCGATTGCCCATTCAGTGACATCTCTGGCCTGTTTGCTTcttttgggaaatgtttttttttttctaaaggggTTCcccccattcagctccttcaaaaCCCACAACCATTACCCTTCCAAAAAAAGGTATttacaccccttgaactttttaacattCCTACAAACTTCATAGGAACTCtaggaaaataaatatcctgcataatttcacttttttattactattatttagttttgttttatttaaagtggcAGTATTACATAAAGTCATGTTATAAGGTTATTCCTTCATCATAGACATGCCTGGAGCTTTGACTAAACGCTCGGTCTCACGAAGCACCACCTATTTTACATAGTTCTTCTTCCAGCCGAGCTTCTTCctcacagctcctccagactagcggcagcagcaattagcagacaCCTGGCAGAGCTGGTGTATCACATGAACTACTTCACAGTCCAAAGCTCCTAATAACGATTGAAAACAGCATAATGGAAAGGTTTTGTTGTGACGTCTTGCTGAAGGAGTCTTGGAAACagtagaagcttcttaaagagacagagatcaATTTCACGTTATCAAATTGCGAATTTCTTTTAAAGGGTGGGTATTGTGTAACTTCCAGGCACATGGCGCCATTTTGTAGCCCAATCAAGTAACTGtcatcttcagtttttataaaataaaaaatatatatccaacattACTTATAAGAATAAAAACGACACTCCAGTTATGTTTCTGATtagggaataacattaaaacataacatgatactcctgtttaaaataataaatttcaaattttaaagttgtatCAATTCAGTGATTCAGAGCTGAGTGCAACTTCTTCACTTAGAACTTGAATAACGTCaacattttctacaataaacatttcaatttcaaactaaataaaatgtttattttataagcTTGCATctcagaaatgacaaaaaacaagtCAGTTTATGACTAATTTAAACCAAAACCGAAGTTCAAGAAGTCTATTAACCtgtaatttggaaaaataaacatcctcCTCATCATTTCTCTATCTGTAAACTGCAGCATTGCTGAGGAATGATGGCGTGTTATCATTAGTAGATTAACGCTCTGCAGCAGGACAGCTCAGGCCGAGGCTGGACCACTTCCTGAGGCAACGCCCAACGAGCCCTAAGCCCAAAAGGTCACGATCGCATCCCGGTCCGGGGACAATGTAAAGACCCCACAGAGAGCAGCTCCAAGCAGCAGGAACTCACCAACTGCCAGAACCTGACCTACATTCTGTCCAATGTGGGTCAAGTTCACCACATTAACCTTTGACCCGCATCAGCATGCTGAGCTCCAGTGGATACATATGCGTTGTTCTCCTCAGATCCAGTAGGTTGACTTCACATCTAACTTCACATCTAACTCTCTGGCACcctcagacaaaaacattttctgaacttAAATCAGATCCTGGTTAGGATAGATTAGGAgctttacaaaacatattacattttcttgCACAAAATAATTGTTAGATAAGACTTTATTTTGGTCAGTTCTGTCTATTTTGATGTTCTTTCAGAATCTATTTTAGGgcttcctgtcactttaaatccaaataatctgttGCTGGCCACGGCCCTAAACTCAATATTTATAATCGCAGGCGAAAACAGATGTGCAGTAacacaactgtacatctttgaaaagcagaagtagagcctcctgcacaaccaacaagaatgcagcaagtggtttctggatggtaattcaacaaaacacacttatcttttccagcagccattgtaaaacTTTTGGAGCTCCAGGCCAAACGTGCTGGCGCTACGTATGGGTCGCTAGATGATGGGCTGGGCTTCagtggggttgctaggcaacagcgCAGAGCCCGTTGAATGCGACTTAACCATGAAATTtctgaaacagctcattttccaaaaAGCATCAACTTAATGgcaaaaaaacatctggatggTCTTTTAAAGCGCTGGGATTATAAACCCTCttttattactaaattagcaaaatatttctaaaataaaaaatgtttttatttttcacatacaGAACAGGCAACATTAAACAATTGAACATGTCtataatgtaatttaatatgcacattttggattaaaaaaccaggagatttaaaacaaactttaaagtcCAAACAACGGATAAGAGATCTGTACAATATACacataaaatcaattaaaacccATAAAACAATGCTTAAAGTTTTTGTGCTGGTGACACTTTAAGAGTCTGGCTAAACCAGATTATTCCTCCAGGGTAAAGCCCGGAGGAATGCGCGCCTGGCCTGAAAAGCTTCTCCGGCTGTCAGGGGTTTTATGACAGCAGAGTGATGAGGGCGTCCAGGAACTTGCTCCGATCCTCCGACTTCAGTTCGATTActgtaaacagaaacacaccgataaataaactgtgaaaagaaaaaaaacgacagAACACATCCATCACAACCCAGGTGGGTGTTTTCATGAAGCAGATTCCCTGGAGGAAACTGGGGAAATAAATACTCCGAATGTTTGAGGTGGGAATGACTggaaataatctgaaacatttcagaggTGCTGAAACTGTCAGGATAACTCAGGAATTATGTCTTCTGTGGAGTTTAGCTTTTAGGATCAACATGAGACAATCCTGCCACCTGGTGTCAAAATAAGGAGGCAAAGGTTTTCCAAAGATCTTTCCCAGTTTGTCAGGATTTCCTTTGAACAGCGAGTCCCAAATGTTTCTGTGGATTAAGGGGAAGGGCTACACAATGACGCACCAGGGAAGAtagaaaaagatgagaaaattgaagccaaaaaaatgttggaaataaataaactctgaaatttccatggttttcctagaaaaaaaagatttttgctagatttttttttagatgatttcagttcttttcttgcaagttttttacttttcaaatacttttcaaactcaaatattccaagtttttttctagaaaatgtcagattaatctcaaaatgtattttttttcttgcaaattttcaacttttctaactcagaaatttcaaagatttttgtaagtttcagaattttttctacaaaatttctataattattataaaacattgagttttgttttttttgaggattttttttctatctgaaaccaaaaaaggtgaaaaaataatttcagcagaaaaaaagaatgaaaaacaaaaacaaaaaaaaaaacagattgaacATAGAAACCTGCTGTGTCAATGTAGCCTTCATTATGGCTAAATGTTATATTCAGCAAATAATGCATTATGCTCATGGGATTTTATGTCCGTTTTAACACCAAAGCAAattaacttttagttttatgaattttcttccttgaaaacagtaaaacaatgcAGGAATCTGCTGGAggaatgatgtttttatgatgcataTTGATGCACAGTGATTATAACTGAAcaagtgaggcctgcagagCTTTAAATGTTGACTTCCTGGTTGAGTTTTGATGCTCTCCGAGTAATTTTGGTAGAATgactcagtttatttatgaagtAGTGTCACAATTCCTACATTAAGGAAGGGACAGGGTACATGGGACGGTAAATAAGCGTCACTTACTCGACGTGTCAAAGTGATCATGAAGGGTTCTGGAGCTGGtgctctctgcagctttttcaaaGGCCCGACCAAAGAAActtcaagaaaaaacaaagagatcACGGTTGAGAATAAAAAGTTCTCAAGAGGCTTGCGGATAGAAAGTGGAAACTTACTTCTTCTTGTCTGACGTCTCTGAATCTGGAGGGATTCCCACAACGATAACGGTTCCCTTCTCCACGTCTTTAGGAGCAGCCATGATGAGAGGAAGCAGCTTGCAGCGTTTGTTCCTCGTCTGAACAAGCAGGACAACAAATAAACGAGCGGAAAGTCTTTAATGTCTGAGTCTCAGtgaaattcaagcacttttcaagtaCTTTCAAGGTACGTTTTCAAATTTTTCCAACACAAGTCACTTAGccatcagaaaaaataaacattaattacaCTGAAACAGTCCAAACAAATCTTAAAGTAAATTACCTTCCTGTGCAAATTAAAAGCTTGAACAAATCCCAAAAGgtaattaaatgttgctgtaactaattaattcaaaattcttcACAGACTTATTATATATATAGTGATGGCTGTGGGTAAGAAAGATCTCCGGTAACAGTCTATATTACAGCAATCTGAAAAACCCTCTGACCAAAGATGCTCTGTTTTTGTAAGAGTCTATAGAAAGAAGgcttttagcaaatagaaataattttaactgaagtttactctgatttaacttcaaacagtgagaaaaacaaagatgtctGTCCTTTTAATACAAACATGAACGTATCTGATTTTAactataaataacattttgcaaattttgcaaagtaagttttaaaaaaagggtaGATTGCACTGTAACACAAAACTGTGCAGCACTTTCTTGCAACAAAGACTTGATAAAGAAATCAAGCAGTTtacaaaccttgaaaacacccaATAGAAAGTTGAGGATTTTGAAGGATTTCAAGCAGCTGTGTGATCTTTGCCTCCAGAATCAAACGCTGTGCGTACTCACCGAGTGGATGAACGCTTTCAGCAGGTATTTGCAGAGCATAGTTAGCGCCAGCGGTTTGGAGAAGAGCTTCACATCAGGTGTTCCCTTcatggaaaaacagaagaaacaggaGTTTACCTGGGAATCTGTAGCTCAGCGGAAACATCTTCATGGCGTAAACAGCCGTACCTCCATGAGGTAGCAGTAGAGGAAGGGTCCCTGTGACAGGATGATGTTAGTGCAGATGCAGCTAGCGACAGTCTGCTGGATGGCGATCAGCTTCTTTTTCGCCAGGTCGATGCCTGATAGGAGACGATCCAGGTTGCTCCTGCACAAAACAATTGGAAACAAATGAATGTGCTCCTGCATACATGTGGTGTTACTATCGATGCAATGACAGATTGTAGTTTTCTCTGAAGTATGACCTGCTGATGCCAATTTTCACTCCCGCTGCAGATAATTATTTTGTatgcagcggtaaaaccagctgaccaagcggtctggagctcagcttgggttgctaggtgacgggtgaAACTTTggtgctaggtaacgggctgccTTCGCTGGGGTTGAGATCAACTCATTGCCAAAATGCGactgcatgttttctttggttGTTCTTTTTAGTTAAGACCAAAGTACAAAAACGtgttaaatgtgaattttgtatgATAAGTCCccctttaaaaatgtgcaacgTCGGCAGCAGTTGTTCTATTTTACAGGAAGGCGACAGCATTAAGACAAGTTAGTACTGGATAGTGTACGCACCGTGAAAGGGAATCAAGCGCCTTGATGAAGTTGTCGGTGGGGTCGTTTTCGTCCCGCTCCGTGCTCTCTAGCAAGGCGGCGGCAGCGTGCACCATGTCGCTGGCCAGGAAGCTGTTCTTAAACCCAAAGTGGACGCCAAACGTCTGAATGCGAATGTCCTTCATTCTGTCAGTGACGGGAAAATATGAAACCAATGTTAGAGCTGGTAAAGGAACAGGTTGCttcatttgtgctttttaatttgttgttttcttcttcttctattggTGCCATTTAGTTATTTCTATTTCGTTGTTGGCTTCGATCTCACCCCATGGACCATTATCTAGTACattattggttatttttaatctcCTGTGGAGGAGATTGTTTGGACCTAAATTATTTGGGTCACATATAGATCTGTCACAATTACCAATAAATCAATCACATGACAAATTataacaagctcaataatttccatgttcatgatttactgtttttctttttttccccaccaaaaTTGGATAACaattcagtctggtgctttggccTCAACTAGTCCTTTATTTGAAGGACAAATTTGTTGACAGagaattcataatttattttatttgttttgtttatttattttggatatttaaaatgtctacctgttccagtgttaaatgttcatttgaatGTAAAAGTTTGTTGATcattgagaatgtgttcttgtattattttgtagtTATTATATtcttgaaaatagtctcaaaacaacattatcatttattgcaataacgtctggaacaatttattatCCAGAaagatttattgtgacagagcGAAGCACACGAGTTTTTTAACTTGTATACATACCCGTATTTATTAGATGATTCCTCAATGACGTCCCTGAGGTTCTCCTTGATTGTAATGTCCATTGACTTAAATTTTTGTTTAACTTGTCTCAGTGGTAGCCtgtaacaagaaataaaaacgcACACATTCAGAGCaaaacacaatataaataataatttaaaaaaaacagaaaaactcgGCATTGTTTCTACACAAAGCTCGTACCCCATGTCAGCCAAGAACTCCTGGAGTTTCTTTTGTCCTTTTAGGGTCCAAAGCTTGAAGCTGCATGCTGTGTAGTAGGAGTTGCAGATGCTCTCATACAGAGACCAGTGATGGTACAACGCCAGGCGAAGGCTGAAGAAAAGCGTTAAGAGAAAACGTCTTATGGCTAAACAAGACAAAATCCAAGAATCTATAAGCAATACAGGAATTTCTGACATatagttaaaataacaaaaccaaattttgtttttctcagcaaTTACAAACATACAATCTTGGTAACAAAATAAAGCTAACACTTTAATAACTCCACCTGATGTTTAAGTATTTCAGCAGCTGCTATAGTTTCAGAGAAAATTAGCAaggaaacataaataattagGATTTCTTTTGTCCCTTGTCAGACTTTTTCTGCACTATAAAGTATATAAATCTTTTAGAAATATCATAAATAAGGTTACAGACTTGCACAAACCATAGATCCACATTACCTGTGCAAAAACTGATGCAGCTGAGGTAAACTAAAAGCAAATGTATAGAGatattcaagtaaaagaaaaaaggaaaaatacataGGAATTTTGCCTTTGGCACAGGTTGGCATCACctacaaaactgaaaatttccTATGCTTTTACTTactaaacttatttttacatgtCTAAAACTGCTCTATTTTTATAGccacatgtatttttttattcaactgtagtaaaacaaaaaggaaattataTGTTTGACttcaatttaagtttttttctttttcttttttggaactcaagactaaaaaaaaaagaaagaaggggaaaataaaacaaatttaaaacagattttattgaagaaaaaaactgtataaaaaccTACAAAATCTATATATACTACCAGAGCTCCAtaaatgtctgtatttttgcATTAAGAATTTTCTGAGAAAGGTTGCATCAGCTTCTAGTCTggtgtttccatggaaaccagcCATGTTTATGTTTGACTGAGGGGCCTTAAGGAAGGATACTCGTATTCAAAGGAGATCCTCATGCAGTCGATGGACAGAGAGTTCTCCTCATCCTCGTTTCGGTGGTTGTGTCGGGAGACGTGGCGCTGCACTGTCGCGATGTCCGACACGTACTTCATGCTAAAACGAGAACATAAACACTCTCTGAGAGGCGCTTGGTGATTCGtatcaaaaacctttttcaaaatGCAGAGGTTGCTCTTACTGGGGGATTTTATCATGAACCCACTGGTCTGTCAGGCCGATGATGGACCACCTGCAACAACAAATAACAGAGTTAACACACAGCCTGCAGGGTGACGGGTCCAATATGACTTGAGGTTCCTACATCTTTCCCTCTGTAAAATTCAACcactttttaaatcattttcaaggaaagttttcaaacttttccagcaccagactttggagataaaaacaagacaaactgaCTAAAAAAGAAACCAGTTTCAATTTACTATTGtatatttattactgttattaacaTCTTTTGATAGTATTCCACCAACataacaacattttgttttgaaatgtctcaaacaaaacaccaaatttCACACCACCATTTGGTGTCAAAtagtgtttattatttatttctgtttcgctatttattgattatttaacATAATTGCACTAAGAAGAGAACTATGCCCCAATTACGTTGTACACGATATGGAAATGTACAATGAAACTAAAGATATTACTTAAAacataatagtaaaaaaatcCACCAGTTTAAATAACgtttaatgtacaaaatattaaacaatcaATAAGTCATTGAACCGATGATAAAATAGGGatgatatatatttattaaattgaaacaatgcaaacaaattgtgttaatttgctcaaattaaatgatataaaataacatacaaagaaaatttaaaaaatctctaa is part of the Poecilia reticulata strain Guanapo linkage group LG9, Guppy_female_1.0+MT, whole genome shotgun sequence genome and encodes:
- the cdc45 gene encoding cell division control protein 45 homolog, whose protein sequence is MFIADIKKDFYDVVANQRVALLVAADIDGLCACKILQALFHCDQIQYTLVPVTGWQDLSTAFLEHKEQFRYFVLINCGANVDLLEMLQPDSDSIFFICDTHRPVDVINVYNDTQIKLLIKEDDDLGVPTYDDIFRDEDEEGEEEGEGSGNESDEGSEPSGKRRRFDEGAIERRIERQRTKRQWEARRREILFDYEQYEYHGTSAAMMFFELAWVLTKDTKDMLWWSIIGLTDQWVHDKIPHMKYVSDIATVQRHVSRHNHRNEDEENSLSIDCMRISFEYDLRLALYHHWSLYESICNSYYTACSFKLWTLKGQKKLQEFLADMGLPLRQVKQKFKSMDITIKENLRDVIEESSNKYGMKDIRIQTFGVHFGFKNSFLASDMVHAAAALLESTERDENDPTDNFIKALDSLSRSNLDRLLSGIDLAKKKLIAIQQTVASCICTNIILSQGPFLYCYLMEGTPDVKLFSKPLALTMLCKYLLKAFIHSTRNKRCKLLPLIMAAPKDVEKGTVIVVGIPPDSETSDKKNFFGRAFEKAAESTSSRTLHDHFDTSIIELKSEDRSKFLDALITLLS